One stretch of Aquimarina sp. Aq107 DNA includes these proteins:
- the sufD gene encoding Fe-S cluster assembly protein SufD → MELKEKLVSSFLAFENTVDVDAPIHDIRSQAIKVFEEKGFPTKKEEAWKYTSLNSILKHDYSIFPKEENALEFKDVKKYFLYDLDTYKIVFIDGKYSSHLSETTHDKIDVCLMSSALNHDKYKPIVDNYFNKVAPKDGLTSLNTAFSKEGAYIYIPKNKLADKPIQIIHFSTGKESTQLLQPRNLIVVEENSHVQIIERHQSLTPNPVLTNSVTEIFVDKRAIVDYYKIQNDNESASLIDNTFIKQQAQSIASVHTFAFGGNITRNNLNFYQYGEGIDSILNGVTIIEGKQHVDHNTLVHHTEPNCESHQDYKGIFDEKATGVFNGKIIVNKEAQKTNAFQSNNNILLSDKATINSKPQLEIFADDVKCSHGCTIGQLDDQALFYMRSRGIGEKEARALLMYAFANNVLESVKIPQLKQRINKLIANKLGVDIGFDL, encoded by the coding sequence ATGGAGCTGAAAGAAAAATTAGTATCTTCTTTTCTTGCTTTTGAAAACACGGTAGATGTAGATGCGCCTATTCATGATATCAGAAGCCAAGCTATAAAGGTATTTGAAGAAAAAGGCTTCCCTACGAAAAAAGAAGAAGCTTGGAAATATACTTCATTAAATTCTATACTAAAACACGATTACAGTATTTTTCCTAAAGAAGAAAATGCTCTAGAATTTAAAGATGTAAAAAAATACTTTCTTTATGATTTAGATACATATAAAATAGTATTTATTGATGGTAAATATTCTTCTCACTTATCAGAAACTACACATGATAAGATTGATGTATGTTTAATGTCATCTGCTCTAAATCATGATAAGTATAAACCGATAGTCGACAACTATTTTAATAAAGTCGCACCAAAAGATGGTTTAACTTCATTGAACACTGCTTTTTCTAAAGAAGGAGCTTATATATATATTCCTAAAAATAAGCTTGCAGATAAGCCAATACAAATAATTCATTTTTCTACAGGAAAAGAATCAACTCAACTCTTACAACCTCGTAACCTAATCGTTGTAGAAGAAAATTCACATGTACAGATTATTGAACGCCACCAAAGTTTAACACCTAATCCTGTACTTACAAATTCTGTAACAGAAATCTTTGTAGACAAAAGAGCTATTGTTGATTATTATAAAATACAAAACGATAATGAATCTGCTTCTTTAATAGATAACACATTTATAAAGCAGCAAGCACAAAGTATTGCTTCTGTGCATACATTTGCTTTTGGAGGTAATATTACTAGAAATAATCTAAATTTCTATCAATACGGAGAAGGTATTGACTCTATACTTAATGGAGTTACAATTATTGAAGGCAAACAACATGTAGATCACAATACATTAGTGCATCATACAGAGCCTAATTGTGAAAGTCATCAGGATTATAAAGGTATTTTTGATGAAAAAGCTACTGGTGTTTTTAATGGTAAAATCATTGTAAACAAAGAAGCACAGAAAACGAATGCTTTTCAATCTAATAATAATATCTTATTAAGTGATAAAGCAACAATTAACTCTAAACCTCAGCTAGAGATTTTTGCGGATGACGTAAAATGTTCTCACGGCTGTACTATTGGTCAATTAGATGATCAAGCTCTATTTTATATGAGATCTAGAGGAATTGGAGAGAAAGAAGCAAGAGCGCTACTTATGTATGCGTTTGCTAACAATGTTTTAGAAAGTGTAAAAATACCTCAGCTAAAACAGCGAATCAATAAATTAATAGCTAACAAACTTGGAGTTGACATTGGTTTCGATTTGTAA
- the sufC gene encoding Fe-S cluster assembly ATPase SufC: MLEIKDLHASVEDKEILKGLNLNVKAGEVHAIMGPNGAGKSTLASIVAGKEEYEVTEGNILLDGEDIEELAAEERAHKGVFLSFQYPVEIPGVTVTNFMKTAINETRKAQGLEEMPAKDMLKKIREKSELLDIDRKFLSRSLNQGFSGGEKKRNEIFQMAMMEPKLAILDETDSGLDIDALRIVANGVNKLKSKDNAVIVITHYQRLLDYIVPDYVHVLYDGKIVKSGTKELALELEEKGYDWIKEEINA; the protein is encoded by the coding sequence ATGTTAGAAATTAAGGATTTACACGCTAGCGTTGAAGATAAAGAGATTTTAAAAGGTCTTAACCTAAATGTAAAAGCAGGAGAAGTACACGCAATAATGGGTCCTAACGGTGCTGGTAAAAGTACATTAGCTAGTATAGTTGCGGGAAAAGAAGAATATGAAGTAACAGAAGGTAATATTCTTTTAGATGGTGAAGATATAGAAGAGCTAGCTGCAGAAGAAAGAGCTCATAAAGGTGTTTTTCTTTCATTTCAATACCCTGTAGAAATTCCAGGAGTTACGGTTACTAATTTTATGAAAACCGCAATCAACGAAACTAGAAAAGCGCAAGGGTTAGAGGAAATGCCGGCAAAGGATATGCTGAAGAAAATTCGAGAAAAATCTGAATTATTAGATATTGATCGTAAATTTTTATCTCGTTCACTTAACCAAGGTTTCTCTGGTGGAGAGAAAAAACGTAATGAGATATTCCAAATGGCAATGATGGAGCCTAAACTAGCTATTTTGGATGAAACAGATTCTGGTTTAGATATTGATGCATTACGAATTGTAGCTAATGGAGTAAATAAATTAAAAAGTAAGGACAATGCTGTTATTGTCATTACCCACTACCAAAGACTATTAGATTATATTGTACCAGATTATGTACACGTTTTATATGATGGTAAAATTGTAAAATCTGGAACTAAAGAACTTGCTTTAGAATTAGAAGAAAAAGGGTACGATTGGATTAAAGAAGAGATAAACGCATAA
- the sufB gene encoding Fe-S cluster assembly protein SufB, whose product MAYTEDDLKKELETKEYEYGFYTDIESETFPVGLNEDIVRAISKKKNEPQWMTDWRLEAFKVWEQMEEPEWANVNYEKPNFQDISYYSAPNKKPKYDSLDEVDPELLDTFKRLGISLDEQKKLAGVAVDIVMDSVSVATTFKDTLAEKGIIFCSISEAIQEHPELVKKHIGSVVPQKDNYYAALNSAVFSDGSFCYIPKGVRCPMELSTYFRINQAGTGQFERTLVIADQGSYVSYLEGCTAPSRDENQLHAAVVELIALDDAEIKYSTVQNWYPGNAEGKGGVYNFVTKRGICETNAKISWTQVETGSAVTWKYPSCILKGDNSVGEFYSIAVTNNFQQADTGTKMIHLGKNTKSTIISKGISAGKSQNSYRGLVQINSRATNARNFSQCDSLLMGNECGAHTFPYIEAKNKTAQIEHEATTSKIGEDQIFYCNQRGIDTEKAIALIVNGFSKEVLNKLPMEFAVEAQKLLEISLEGSVG is encoded by the coding sequence ATGGCATATACTGAAGACGACTTAAAAAAAGAATTAGAAACCAAAGAATATGAGTACGGGTTTTATACTGATATAGAATCTGAAACATTTCCTGTTGGTCTTAATGAAGATATTGTTCGTGCGATTTCAAAGAAAAAAAATGAACCTCAATGGATGACTGACTGGAGACTTGAGGCATTTAAAGTGTGGGAACAAATGGAAGAGCCTGAATGGGCTAACGTAAATTACGAAAAACCTAATTTTCAAGATATTTCTTATTACTCGGCGCCTAATAAAAAGCCAAAATATGACAGTCTTGATGAAGTTGATCCAGAATTACTAGATACCTTCAAAAGGTTAGGTATCTCTTTGGATGAACAAAAAAAATTAGCTGGTGTCGCAGTAGATATTGTGATGGATTCTGTTTCTGTTGCCACCACTTTTAAAGATACTCTTGCAGAAAAAGGTATTATATTTTGTTCTATTTCTGAAGCAATACAAGAACATCCTGAACTGGTAAAAAAACATATTGGATCTGTTGTTCCTCAAAAAGATAATTATTACGCTGCCTTAAACTCTGCTGTTTTTAGCGATGGATCTTTTTGTTATATCCCGAAAGGTGTAAGATGTCCAATGGAACTATCTACTTATTTTAGGATTAATCAAGCAGGAACAGGTCAATTCGAGCGCACTTTAGTAATAGCGGACCAAGGTAGTTATGTAAGCTATTTAGAGGGCTGTACTGCTCCTTCACGAGATGAAAATCAACTACACGCAGCAGTTGTAGAATTAATCGCATTGGATGATGCAGAGATCAAATATTCTACTGTGCAAAACTGGTATCCCGGTAACGCCGAAGGAAAAGGTGGTGTTTACAATTTCGTTACTAAACGAGGGATTTGCGAAACAAATGCTAAAATCTCTTGGACTCAAGTAGAAACTGGTTCAGCTGTAACCTGGAAATATCCTTCCTGTATTCTTAAAGGAGATAATTCTGTTGGTGAATTTTATTCTATTGCTGTAACTAATAATTTTCAGCAAGCTGATACCGGAACCAAGATGATCCACCTAGGAAAGAACACTAAAAGTACCATCATATCGAAAGGAATTTCTGCTGGAAAATCTCAAAATAGTTATAGAGGATTGGTACAAATTAATAGTAGAGCAACCAATGCTCGAAATTTTTCTCAATGTGATTCTTTACTAATGGGCAATGAATGCGGAGCTCATACGTTTCCTTATATTGAAGCAAAGAATAAAACTGCTCAAATAGAACACGAAGCAACTACAAGCAAGATTGGAGAAGATCAAATATTTTACTGTAATCAAAGAGGTATTGATACAGAAAAAGCAATCGCTCTAATCGTTAACGGTTTCAGTAAAGAAGTATTAAACAAACTTCCTATGGAATTTGCGGTAGAAGCTCAAAAACTTTTAGAAATTTCTCTAGAAGGTTCCGTTGGATAA